In bacterium, the DNA window AGTGGGTCTTCGTGAAGAAGCCCCACTCCGGTTCTCCGCTCGGCTTTCGTACCGCGGTTCCGTATTCCAAGGTCTCTGATTCGCCCCGCCTACTCTTCCTGGGCGATTCCTATACCGAGGGAAGCGCCCGGGATCCGAGCTGCAACTACCCGGAAGTCGCTGCCGCGACGGTTGGCGAGCGAATCGGCAAGCCGGTGGCTTTGATCAATGCAGGCGTTGCCGGCTACGGCCCGCGCGACACCGTCCGTCTCCTTCGCCATCTGCTCCAAGAGGGCTACGAGGCGGATGCGATCGTCTTCGGGCTCTTTCTCGAGAACGATTTCACCGACAATCTGCCGGGGACCACTCGGCGCGTCGTGGCGGGGATCAACTTTCGCTTCCCCCATTCGGCCTTCTTGCGCGCGTTCCATCCGCTGAATTCGCGGAGCTTTCGCTATGCGCTCTTCCTTGAACGGGCGAGCCGGATCCCCTTCGGCGGCGGCGCGCCCGCCCAGCGAGGGGATGGGCCGTGCGTGCTGACGCCCCCTGAACAATTCACGCAGCCGCCGCCGGGGCTCGTCCAGCTGGCCCGCAGGCGGCTGGAGAGCAACTACGGAACGGAGGCCCGCACCGCCACGGGGGAAGTCGACCTGGCCCTGCGCGAACTCCGCCAGGTGGCCGGAGACCGGCCCGTCTTCCTGGTCGTCTTTCCCGATCGCGTGCTCGTCGATCGGAGCCTGGGCCGGGCGATCGGCGCCGAGCAAGGTAAGTACGCGACCGGGCGCCTCGATGCATGGGTGGACGACGTCTGGCCCGAGGCGATCCGGGTGGCCCCAGGTCTAGCGGCGGGTGCCGAGAACTTCCGCCTCGAGGACACCCACCTTTCCGATCTCGGGAATCTGCGCGCTGGCCGGCTCGTCGGTGAATCGTTGGCTGAGAAATTGAGCTGGTAGAGCCGGAGGCGTTCGGCCTAGCGGCCTTCCATCGACTCCCGCCACCGATCCAGCCAATAGCGGTTGGCATCCGCTTCTCGGGCCTCCCCGATTTGTCCCGTATCCCAGAGTTTCGAGAACAAGAACGCGCGCGGACAATGAGCGTACGTTTCGACGACTTCGACCATCAGACCCTGGAGAATCTTCGTGTTCTCGTCTTCACTGAAGACCTCCGGGGCGATCCCCTCCAACCGCTCGCTGCCGCGATCGAGGACGCGGGCCCGCCCGTTGACCCGCACCGTCCAATCGCATCCCGGAATCAGGAAGACCAGGGCTGCATGGGCGTTGCCGTCGACGTTCTCGTAGGAGTGGAAGAGATGGTTGCCAGCGATGTCGGGAAGCAGGATGTGCTTCTCGTCGAGGACCTTCACGAAGCCAGGCATCCCGCCCCTTGGCGAGGCATCGCACTCGCCGGAGTGGCCCGCGGTCGCCAGCACGGCGAAGGGCGACTGGCGGATGAAATCCTGCATCATCGGGTCGAGGGTGGAGAAGATCTTCTTGCGGACGGATTCCTTCGGCTCGCCGAAGGCCTGTTGGAAGCGGTTCATGGCTCTTCTCCTGGTCGAATCCGGGTCGTGTCGAGCGCGGCGAGCGTATCATCCGGCCCCATGAGATGCCGTGGTACGCTTCCGCATCGTGGATTCCAGGGTGGCTGATTGACACTTCGCCTCGAGGGCGTGGCGCGGGGTGGCCTGGCCGGCATCGATCTCGAGCTGGAGGATGGTTCGCTGACCGTTCTGCTCGGCCCCACCGGCGCGGGAAAGACGAGCCTCCTGCGCCTGCTGGCCGGGTTGGACAAGCCGACCACGGGCCGCGTGAGGCAGGATGGCGTCGATGTCCATCGCCTCTCGGCACGGAAACGTCAGGTCGGGTTCGTTCATCAGAGATTCGTCAACTATCCGGCGAAGACGGTCTACGAGAACATCGCCGCGCCACTTCGCCAGGGCCAGCGCATTTCTGAAGCGGAGATCGATGCGAACGTCCGCGCGATGGCGGGGATGTTGCGCATCGATGGCCTGCTCGAGCGCCGCCCCTCGGAGCTTTCCGGTGGCCAGCAGCAGCGGACTGCCCTGGCACGCGCGCTCGTTCGGGAGGGCGGGTTGCTGCTGCTGGATGAACCGTTGGTCAACCTCGATTACAAGCTGCGCGAAGAGCTGGGCGCCGAGCTGCGTGCGATCTTCGCCAGGAGGAACGCAACCCTCGTGTTCGCCACCAGCGATCCTTCCGAGGCCCTTGCCCTGGGAGGGCGCACGCTGGTGCTCGATGCCGGGCAACTCCTTCAGGCTGGCGAAGCGCTCGATGTCTATCGCCGACCCCGATCCGTGCGGGTGGGAGAGCTGACGAGCGTTCCGCCGATGAACGTTCTCTCAGGGCAGCTCGGTTCCGGCCTGGTCCAGCTGGAACCGAGCGGCGAGGCCCCTCGACCCTCGCACTTCGAGCCACTGCCGAACGGGGCCTACCGCTTTGGAGTGCGGCCCCATCATCTACGGCTCGCCCCGGAATCTCCAGATTCACTGAAGCTCGTGGCGATCGTGGAGCTGACCGAGCTGAGTGGCTCCGAGACCTTCCTGCACCTCCGGCCGGCGGCTGCGGCCCAAGAGCCGCTCGTCGTTCACCAGACCGGCACCCGCCCGCGGTCGATCGGGGAGAGGGTCGATGTCTTCATCGATCCAGATCGGTTGCACGCGTTCGATGAGGCAGGCCGTCTGGCGGCCGCCTCGGAGCTCTGATGGCACATATCGACATCGAAGACGCCGCGCATCGTTATGCGACCGATGCGGCATGGGCCGTCGACGGGCTGACGCACTCGTTCCGGGATGGATCGGCCTCCGCGATCCTTGGTCCTTCGGGATGCGGCAAGACGACGTTGCTGTCGATCCTCTCGGGCCTGCTCCATCCAACTCGTGGTAGGCTGCGCATCGATGGGCGAGAGGTCACGGGCTTGCCGCCACGGCAGCGCAAGATCGCCCAGGTCTTCCAGTTTCCGGTCGTCTACGAGGCGATGACGGTCTTCGAGAACCTCGCTTTTCCTCTCCGCAACGGAGGCATGGCGAAGGACGAGGTGAAGATGCGGGTCGAGGAGACCGCGGAGCTGCTAGGGCTCACGGCCAGCCTCGGCCGCCCGGCCAGCGGGCTGGCTGCGGATGAGCAGCAGATCGTCAGCCTGGGCCGAGGGCTGG includes these proteins:
- a CDS encoding SGNH/GDSL hydrolase family protein, with translation MIARGLAAALLVAFLVAVLVQEFGSALPLGLFNDGRRTYEILSMVTLGLIVAALAVLAAEAAISGELRVGAWLRGGLAAALLFEGMLFAIDVTLVSRGSNPPLGGPYREFESGGREWVFVKKPHSGSPLGFRTAVPYSKVSDSPRLLFLGDSYTEGSARDPSCNYPEVAAATVGERIGKPVALINAGVAGYGPRDTVRLLRHLLQEGYEADAIVFGLFLENDFTDNLPGTTRRVVAGINFRFPHSAFLRAFHPLNSRSFRYALFLERASRIPFGGGAPAQRGDGPCVLTPPEQFTQPPPGLVQLARRRLESNYGTEARTATGEVDLALRELRQVAGDRPVFLVVFPDRVLVDRSLGRAIGAEQGKYATGRLDAWVDDVWPEAIRVAPGLAAGAENFRLEDTHLSDLGNLRAGRLVGESLAEKLSW
- a CDS encoding pyridoxamine 5'-phosphate oxidase family protein; this encodes MNRFQQAFGEPKESVRKKIFSTLDPMMQDFIRQSPFAVLATAGHSGECDASPRGGMPGFVKVLDEKHILLPDIAGNHLFHSYENVDGNAHAALVFLIPGCDWTVRVNGRARVLDRGSERLEGIAPEVFSEDENTKILQGLMVEVVETYAHCPRAFLFSKLWDTGQIGEAREADANRYWLDRWRESMEGR
- a CDS encoding ABC transporter ATP-binding protein, with product MTLRLEGVARGGLAGIDLELEDGSLTVLLGPTGAGKTSLLRLLAGLDKPTTGRVRQDGVDVHRLSARKRQVGFVHQRFVNYPAKTVYENIAAPLRQGQRISEAEIDANVRAMAGMLRIDGLLERRPSELSGGQQQRTALARALVREGGLLLLDEPLVNLDYKLREELGAELRAIFARRNATLVFATSDPSEALALGGRTLVLDAGQLLQAGEALDVYRRPRSVRVGELTSVPPMNVLSGQLGSGLVQLEPSGEAPRPSHFEPLPNGAYRFGVRPHHLRLAPESPDSLKLVAIVELTELSGSETFLHLRPAAAAQEPLVVHQTGTRPRSIGERVDVFIDPDRLHAFDEAGRLAAASEL